Proteins encoded within one genomic window of Flavobacterium oreochromis:
- a CDS encoding TCR/Tet family MFS transporter, which produces MKETKKQAAISFIFITLLIDVIGLGIIIPVVPKLIQELIHGSVSEAAKYGGWLTFSYALTQFLFAPLIGGLSDKYGRRPVLLLSLFGFSLDYLLLAFAPSITWLFIGRILAGITGASITTASAYIADISTEENRAKNFGMIGAAFGLGFIIGPVIGGVLGQYGARIPFYAAAILCLINFLYGYFILPESLATSNRRKFDLKRANPVGTFLNLKKYPKLIGLVIAVFLLHTASHAVQSNWSYFTMYQLNWNEKMVGISLGVIGILVTLVQGGLIRWINPKIGNIKSIYIGMALYTLGMFLFGLATESWMMFVFLIPYCLGGIAGPALQAVIASQVPANEQGEIQGILTSLISASSIIGPPLMSTVFYYFTHNEAPFIFAGAPFILGGMGMLLSTLLAYVSLKKHH; this is translated from the coding sequence ATGAAAGAAACTAAAAAACAAGCTGCTATCAGTTTTATTTTTATTACGTTACTAATTGATGTAATCGGATTAGGGATCATTATTCCTGTAGTTCCAAAATTAATCCAAGAATTAATTCACGGATCAGTTAGCGAGGCTGCAAAATATGGAGGCTGGCTAACATTTTCTTATGCTTTAACACAATTCTTATTTGCCCCGCTAATAGGTGGATTAAGCGATAAATATGGCAGAAGACCTGTTTTGCTACTTTCGTTATTTGGTTTTTCACTAGATTATTTGCTTTTAGCATTTGCTCCCAGTATAACCTGGTTATTCATTGGACGTATCTTGGCGGGTATTACAGGCGCTAGCATTACCACAGCATCTGCTTATATAGCGGATATAAGCACAGAAGAAAATCGGGCTAAAAATTTTGGAATGATTGGTGCTGCTTTTGGTTTAGGCTTTATCATAGGTCCAGTAATAGGAGGGGTATTAGGACAATATGGAGCACGAATTCCTTTTTATGCAGCAGCTATTTTATGCTTAATCAATTTCTTATACGGCTATTTTATTTTACCAGAATCATTAGCAACATCAAACAGAAGAAAATTTGATCTTAAAAGAGCAAATCCTGTTGGGACTTTTTTAAACTTAAAAAAATACCCTAAACTAATTGGATTAGTAATAGCTGTTTTTTTACTCCATACCGCTTCACACGCAGTTCAAAGCAATTGGAGTTATTTTACCATGTATCAACTTAATTGGAATGAAAAAATGGTAGGTATCTCATTGGGTGTTATTGGGATATTAGTAACATTAGTCCAAGGAGGTCTAATCCGCTGGATTAACCCTAAAATTGGTAATATAAAAAGCATTTATATAGGAATGGCTCTATATACATTAGGCATGTTCTTATTTGGTTTAGCCACAGAAAGCTGGATGATGTTCGTTTTTTTAATTCCTTATTGCTTGGGTGGTATCGCAGGCCCTGCTTTACAAGCGGTGATTGCCTCACAAGTTCCAGCTAATGAGCAAGGCGAAATCCAAGGTATTTTAACCAGTTTAATAAGTGCTTCGTCTATCATTGGTCCGCCTTTGATGTCAACCGTATTCTATTATTTCACTCATAACGAAGCCCCTTTTATTTTTGCAGGTGCTCCCTTTATTTTAGGTGGAATGGGGATGTTATTAAGTACTTTATTAGCTTATGTTTCTTTGAAGAAACATCATTAA
- a CDS encoding phosphatidylinositol-specific phospholipase C domain-containing protein, which produces MRKILLNIAFLAFLQSCSLDSLSPTSDLNVNRETFQNRQFASVAKDNWMAVIRSNTPLSKLSIPGTHDSMSINNWTFSTNQYGSIKDQLRAGARIFDLRFNYQNGQFLGYHGIVSLNITLDQVMSTFEEFLKGHPNEAIIVILKKENGGDKSAWVDYFDTRMNEYESKGLVKKNWNTNTLLGDCRGKVLPLSRETYTNSTFVQGWSGNPNFSNGNLVGANSYNPFMISDFYTVNTILPVSIDYKFDRIIENIARSNTDSNSIKNGYLTYCSGASAFAYPVAVADRINLRVANYIQNNNLKSCGWLMMDFINSEKGNKLSENCISVSVKNFSN; this is translated from the coding sequence ATGAGAAAAATTTTACTTAACATCGCTTTTTTAGCTTTTTTACAATCTTGTAGTTTGGATTCTTTGTCCCCAACATCTGATTTAAATGTAAATAGAGAAACATTTCAAAATAGACAATTTGCTAGTGTTGCAAAAGATAATTGGATGGCTGTGATAAGATCAAATACTCCTTTGTCTAAATTGTCTATTCCTGGAACACATGATTCAATGTCTATTAATAATTGGACCTTTAGTACTAATCAATATGGTAGTATAAAGGATCAGTTAAGAGCAGGAGCAAGAATTTTTGATTTACGTTTTAACTATCAAAATGGTCAATTTCTAGGATATCATGGTATAGTGAGTTTGAATATAACTTTAGATCAAGTCATGTCAACTTTTGAAGAATTTTTAAAAGGACATCCTAATGAAGCTATTATTGTTATTCTTAAAAAAGAAAACGGAGGTGATAAATCCGCATGGGTTGATTATTTTGATACACGAATGAATGAATATGAGTCTAAAGGATTAGTGAAAAAAAACTGGAATACAAATACTTTATTAGGAGATTGTAGAGGTAAGGTTTTACCTTTATCTAGAGAAACTTATACAAATTCTACTTTTGTTCAAGGATGGTCTGGAAATCCTAATTTTTCTAATGGGAATTTAGTCGGAGCTAATAGTTATAATCCTTTTATGATTTCTGATTTTTATACTGTAAATACGATCTTGCCAGTTTCTATAGATTATAAATTTGATCGTATTATTGAAAATATTGCTCGTTCTAATACTGATTCAAATTCTATAAAAAATGGCTACTTAACATATTGTTCTGGTGCTAGCGCTTTTGCTTATCCAGTAGCTGTAGCAGATCGAATTAATCTAAGGGTAGCAAATTATATCCAAAATAATAATCTAAAATCATGTGGCTGGCTTATGATGGATTTTATTAATTCAGAAAAAGGAAATAAATTGTCTGAAAATTGTATAAGTGTATCCGTTAAAAATTTCTCTAATTAA
- a CDS encoding UDP-2,3-diacylglucosamine diphosphatase: MYKLNSHKKIYFASDQHLGAPTPETSFPREQKFVAWLEEIKNDAAAIFLLGDLFDFWFEYKTVVPKGFVRVLGKLAEIRDSGIPIYFFVGNHDLWMRDYFEKELNIPVYHTTKEFTFNDKTFLIGHGDGLGPGDKGYKRMKKVFTNPFSKWLFRWLHPDVGVKLAQYLSVKNKMISGAEDVKFLGEENEWLIQYAKRKLEDKHYNFFIFGHRHLPMKIPLKNDSLYVNLGDWIGYFTYGVYDGTSFELKKYEN; encoded by the coding sequence ATGTATAAGTTGAATTCTCATAAAAAAATATATTTTGCGAGTGACCAACATTTGGGTGCTCCTACTCCAGAAACTAGTTTTCCTCGTGAACAAAAATTTGTAGCTTGGTTAGAAGAAATAAAAAATGATGCTGCAGCTATTTTTTTATTGGGTGATTTATTTGATTTTTGGTTTGAATATAAAACCGTAGTCCCTAAAGGTTTTGTACGCGTATTGGGCAAATTAGCCGAAATACGAGATAGTGGTATTCCTATCTATTTTTTTGTAGGCAATCATGACTTATGGATGCGTGATTATTTTGAAAAAGAACTTAACATCCCGGTTTACCACACCACTAAAGAATTCACATTTAATGACAAAACTTTTTTAATAGGGCATGGCGATGGTTTAGGTCCTGGTGACAAAGGCTATAAACGCATGAAAAAAGTGTTTACCAATCCTTTTTCTAAATGGCTATTCCGATGGTTACACCCCGATGTAGGGGTTAAACTAGCGCAATATCTTTCGGTAAAAAACAAAATGATATCGGGTGCCGAAGATGTAAAATTTTTGGGTGAAGAAAACGAATGGTTAATTCAATATGCTAAACGAAAATTAGAAGATAAACATTATAATTTTTTCATATTTGGTCATCGTCACTTACCAATGAAAATCCCTCTAAAAAATGATTCTCTCTATGTAAATTTAGGGGATTGGATTGGTTATTTTACTTATGGAGTTTATGATGGAACCTCTTTTGAATTAAAAAAATATGAAAACTAA
- a CDS encoding TonB-dependent receptor, producing the protein MKNSNHNQTHQLLSKIILSTFILMPLNTILGQEKKVTDSTKMNALEEIKVASTRLSKKSPFAFSDIKKEALERNNLGQDLPILLDQMTSVVATSDAGAGVGYTGLRIRGSDATRINVTINGIPYNDAESQGTFWVNMPDFATSVQNIQLQRGAGTSTNGAGAFGASLNLRTLTPAVNGYATTSHSIGSFNTRKHNITFGSGIKNGFYAEGRLSKIGSNGYIDRASSDLKSFYTEAGFIGKQTAVKALVFGGKEITYQSWNGTPESVLNGDLTEIKAFINRNDFTPAEIDNLLNSTRTFNHYLYDNQVDNYEQTHYQLHLTHQFSEHLKGTISGNFTKGKGYYEEFKADQKLKKYFPDYINGNSKSDVVRRKWLDNDFYAVVYALNYNTTNFNGSLGGGYNQYDGIHFGELIKHKYIDLPVTNMNYYKSLSKKEDFSVYAKADYTFFYKLQLFLDIQARRIDYITSGLSSDLKPLDIKKTYEFFNPKGGINFAIHKNHHVYSSFAVANKEPNRNDLTKNPIEPKSEQLLDYELGYRFKNKIAQINLNGYYMHYNNQLVLTGALDEVGDAIRENVDKSHRIGVEVEASIQPVKFLKLDFNITKSRNKIKSFDYSVPSTEYDLNGNEIHSTQITKYENTDISFSPSIIGGATVTFYPTKNLSIACIQKYVGKQYLDNTSSENKKLNNYQNSNLSILYILKPKNFAEISFNLLINNIFNKLYESNGYTYSYYSRPQGSNNPAITENFYYPQAGRNFLTGITLKF; encoded by the coding sequence ATGAAAAATTCAAATCACAATCAAACTCATCAATTACTTTCAAAAATCATTTTGAGTACATTTATTCTAATGCCTTTAAATACTATACTAGGTCAAGAAAAAAAAGTAACTGATTCTACAAAAATGAACGCATTAGAAGAAATTAAAGTAGCCTCTACTCGCTTAAGTAAAAAATCTCCTTTTGCCTTTTCAGATATAAAAAAAGAAGCTTTAGAGCGAAATAATTTAGGACAGGATCTACCTATTTTACTAGATCAAATGACATCTGTAGTTGCTACTTCAGATGCTGGTGCTGGTGTAGGATATACAGGATTAAGGATAAGAGGTAGTGATGCTACTCGTATAAATGTAACCATTAACGGTATCCCATATAATGACGCTGAAAGCCAAGGTACCTTTTGGGTAAATATGCCTGACTTTGCTACTTCGGTTCAAAATATCCAATTACAACGAGGGGCAGGAACTTCAACCAATGGTGCAGGTGCTTTTGGTGCTAGCTTAAACTTACGTACGCTTACACCTGCTGTCAACGGGTATGCAACCACTTCGCATAGCATCGGTTCGTTTAATACACGTAAACACAATATTACTTTTGGATCAGGTATAAAAAATGGTTTTTATGCCGAAGGTCGTTTATCTAAAATAGGGAGTAATGGTTATATTGATCGTGCTTCTTCTGATCTTAAATCTTTCTATACCGAAGCTGGTTTTATTGGTAAACAAACCGCTGTAAAAGCCTTAGTTTTTGGAGGAAAAGAAATTACGTACCAATCATGGAATGGAACACCTGAATCAGTATTAAATGGCGATTTAACAGAAATAAAAGCATTTATTAATCGAAATGATTTTACCCCTGCTGAAATAGACAACTTATTAAATTCCACAAGAACATTTAACCATTATCTATATGATAATCAAGTAGACAATTACGAACAAACGCATTATCAATTACACCTAACACATCAGTTTAGCGAACATTTAAAAGGAACCATTTCTGGAAATTTTACAAAAGGAAAAGGCTATTATGAAGAATTTAAGGCAGACCAAAAACTTAAAAAATATTTCCCTGATTATATAAATGGAAATAGTAAATCAGATGTGGTACGCAGAAAATGGCTTGACAATGATTTCTATGCAGTGGTTTATGCTTTAAATTATAACACAACCAATTTTAATGGTAGCCTAGGCGGTGGATACAATCAATATGATGGAATTCATTTTGGAGAATTAATCAAACATAAATATATAGACCTTCCTGTTACTAATATGAATTATTACAAATCATTAAGTAAGAAAGAAGATTTCTCTGTATATGCTAAAGCAGACTACACATTCTTTTATAAATTACAATTATTCTTAGATATTCAAGCACGTCGTATAGATTATATTACGAGTGGATTAAGTAGTGATTTAAAACCACTAGATATTAAAAAAACATATGAATTTTTTAATCCAAAAGGAGGTATAAATTTTGCTATTCATAAAAATCATCATGTATATAGCTCTTTTGCTGTTGCAAATAAAGAACCTAACCGTAATGATTTAACAAAAAATCCTATTGAACCTAAATCAGAACAATTATTAGATTATGAATTAGGTTATCGATTTAAAAATAAAATAGCACAAATTAATTTAAATGGCTACTACATGCACTATAATAATCAACTCGTACTAACAGGTGCATTAGATGAAGTTGGTGACGCAATTCGCGAAAATGTTGATAAAAGTCACCGTATAGGAGTTGAAGTAGAGGCGAGTATTCAACCTGTTAAGTTTTTAAAATTAGATTTTAATATTACAAAAAGTAGAAACAAGATCAAATCATTTGATTATTCTGTTCCTTCAACAGAATACGATCTAAATGGAAATGAAATTCACTCAACACAAATAACAAAATATGAAAATACAGATATTTCATTTTCTCCTAGTATAATAGGAGGGGCAACGGTTACTTTTTATCCTACTAAAAACCTAAGTATTGCCTGCATACAAAAATATGTAGGAAAACAATATTTAGATAACACTTCATCAGAAAACAAAAAATTAAACAATTATCAAAATAGCAATTTAAGTATTCTATATATCTTAAAACCTAAAAATTTTGCTGAAATCAGCTTTAATTTACTAATTAACAATATTTTTAATAAGCTATATGAATCAAACGGTTATACTTACAGCTACTATAGCCGTCCTCAAGGTTCTAATAACCCAGCTATAACTGAAAATTTCTATTATCCACAGGCAGGCAGAAATTTCCTAACAGGTATAACACTTAAATTTTAG